One region of Monomorium pharaonis isolate MP-MQ-018 chromosome 11, ASM1337386v2, whole genome shotgun sequence genomic DNA includes:
- the LOC118647955 gene encoding histidine-rich glycoprotein-like, with protein sequence MHGISHLLSHHHNGSDNASDTRSSISSSSAASDIRNQDTRFLQELLNHSQQQHQQQHDGSGRLYLPERHVSRGSVSSAYSYGSSSYGSSYGSNSSNHQPNVYHTIHGNIHHHHYHHPHQQYHYRTASVTGKASPTSPSPTNEHEKHHHHHSIQEMIRHFGRRLGHIRRQSESHESPKKRGEDFRNRSQSLDGGARHHHLPVSGPQETDCETTYRIYESILRQEM encoded by the exons ATGCACGGAATAAGCCACCTATTGTCCCATCATCATAACGGCAGCGACAATGCTAGCGACACCAGAAGCTccatctcctcctcctccgcgGCGTCGGACATTCGGAACCAGGACACGAGATTCCTGCAGGAGCTGCTGAACCACAGCCAACAGCAGCACCAGCAGCAACATGACGGTAGCGGTAGGCTTTATTTACCCGAGCGACATGTATCGCGCGGCTCGGTCAGCTCCGCGTATTCGTACGGCTCCTCTTCCTACGGCTCGTCCTACGGTTCGAACTCGTCCAATCATCAGCCGAACGTGTACCACACGATCCACGGCAACATCCATCATCACCACTATCACCACCCTCATCAGCAGTATCATTATCGAACGGCGAGCGTCACCGGCAAGGCGTCACCGACGTCACCCAGCCCGACTAACGAGCACGAGaagcatcatcatcatcacagCATACAGGAGATGATACGGCATTTCGGCAGGCGACTGGGGCACATCAGGCGGCAGAGCGAGAGCCACGAGAGCCCGAAGAAACGCGGGGAGGACTTCCGGAATAGGAGCCAGAGCCTGGACGGCGGTGCCAGGCATCATCACCTTCCCGTCAGCGGTCCGCAAGAGACCGATTGCGAGACTACGTACAGGATCTACGAGAGCATACTCAGGCAAG aaatgtgA
- the LOC105839327 gene encoding WD repeat-containing protein 74, whose translation MNQKEGFDVVVGATSGVIKGVKIGRTNKDNKIKNLQTLALITENDHVTRIEWGNDDEREILVACGVKRDRRIKIYDAESAVLTNSFLCNIGTGSINGLSRYNRSILTAVKSGDVCLWPSSGGKGEILLNAGENLGRMCHSCEQKNIIATGGTENRLKLWDLETQKMTFVEKSLPHDWLNLRIPVWISDINFLSGSQQIVTVGRHGHIYLYDPLSQRRPVINMTIQNESWTSLAIPSREKQIIVGSGKGKLNLVDLRKPGTLLNTYKGFTGGVTRVACSRIKPYVASVSLDRYLRIHNIDTKKVLKCIYLTSKLSCLVMRSDIEIENDDGTET comes from the exons atgAATCAAAAGGAAGGATTCGATGTTGTCGTGGGTGCAACGTCCGGTGTCATCAAAG GAGTGAAAATCGGACGGACGAATaaggataataaaataaagaatttgcaGACCCTGGCCTTAATTACGGAAAACGATCACGTGACCAGAATCGAATGGGGGAACGACGATGAACGCGAGATTTTGGTCGCGTGCGGCGTGAAGAGAGATAGAAG AATAAAGATCTACGACGCGGAGAGCGCAGTACTCACAAATTCGTTTCTTTGTAACATAGGTACAGGAAGTATCAATGGATTATCACGATACAAcag ATCTATTTTGACAGCAGTCAAATCTGGGGACGTATGCCTGTGGCCATCTTCTGGAGGAAAAGGAGAGATCTTGCTAAATGCCGGAGAAAACTTGGGCAGAATGTGTCACTCGTGTGAACAAAAGAACATCATAGCGACTGGTGGAACAGAGAACAGGCTGAAACTGTGGGACTTAGAGACGCAAAAGATGACATTCGTCGAAAAGTCCCTTCCGCATGATTGGCTGAACTTAAGGATACCTGTTTGGATATCGGATATCAATTTCTTGTCAGGATCTCAACAGATAGTAACAGTTGGTAGACATGGACAT ATATACCTGTATGATCCACTTTCTCAAAGACGTCCTGTAATAAATATGACAATTCAGAATGAATCTTGGACCAGCTTGGCCATCCCATCtagagaaaa ACAAATCATAGTGGGCTCAGGAAAAGGCAAGTTGAATCTCGTCGATTTGAGAAAACCAGGTACCTTATTAAACACGTACAAAGGTTTTACCGGTGGTGTGACTAGAGTAGCTTGCAGCAGGATCAAACCATACGTTGCAAGCGTCAGTCTCGACAGATACTTGCGAATACACAATATCGATACAAAAAAAGTTCTCAAATGT ATTTATTTAACATCGAAATTATCGTGTTTAGTGATGAGATCCGATattgaaatagaaaatgatGATGGTACggaaacttaa
- the LOC105839326 gene encoding D-glucuronyl C5-epimerase B, which yields MRLNFKTTLLVLVVATVSFLLASWNNCGSLLFHTDWKRYQHKDRLNTESGYQEIDCHINGDYSIGCRKEGDEVYIPFSFIHKYFEIYGKLATYDGLERFEWLHSYSKIVNPKGKYDPRGVFMTFENYNVEVRDRVKCISGTDGVPISTQWESQGYYYPTQIAQFGLSHYSKNLTEPEPHKKTIEDSDKVKQNWNVPQGSVMNRVYDKQTNSYVLKFATPETSTSGISLKLDHVLDFVLKWDFNIKDNGSITVTLQSREKKEMYYLHYVTNNIVLQNYNNHVHYGIGQANHQWRRLTRDLVIDLQKGLYLNDKSKKKLPRSKLKVVKITLYGTGMIDNMTLSTSEHMEQFYDAARWFVANQNITSGGWPNPVRRKVASGMAILEPGWYSSMGQGHAISVLARAYYHSGEAKYLQAAIRGLRPFRLTSANGGVAALFLGKYVWYEEYPTTPSSFILNGFIYSLIGLYDLKSIAMGKDAEEATRLFNQGMISLKNMLTLYDTGSGTTYDLRHFTLKTAPNLARWDYHSTHINQLLLLNSIDNDPIFITTAERWIGYMNGKRAAHN from the exons atgcGGCTGAACTTCAAGACAACCCTGCTTGTACTGGTAGTCGCGACAGTGAGCTTTCTACTCGCGTCGTGGAATAATTGTGGAAGCCTACTGTTCCATACAGATTGGAAGAGATATCAACACAAG GACCGTTTAAATACAGAGTCAGGATATCAAGAGATAGACTGTCACATAAACGGCGATTATTCCATAGGATGTCGCAAGGAAGGCGACGAAGTATATATACCATTTTCATTtatccataaatattttgag atTTATGGAAAACTAGCTACCTATGATGGCCTGGAGAGATTCGAATGGCTGCACAGTTATTCAAAGATCGTAAATCCCAAGGGGAAGTATGATCCTCGAGGTGTATTTATGACCTTTGAAAATTACAATGTTGAGGTCAGGGATAGAGTCAAGTGCATCAGTGGCACTGACGGCGTACCGATATCGACGCAATGGGAGAGCCAGGGATACTACTATCCCACGCAAATTGCTCAATTTGGGTTATCGCATTACAGTAAAAATCTAACCGAGCCCGAACCACACAAAAAGACCATCGAGGATTCTGATAAGGTTAAGCAGAACTGGAATGTTCCTCAAGGATCAGTTATGAATAGAGTGTATGACAAGCAGACTAATAGTTACGTTCTGAAATTTGCCACCCCGGAAACGAGTACGTCCGGGATTTCTCTGAAACTCGATCACGTACTGGACTTTGTGTTGAAATGGGATTTTAATATCAAGGACAATGGAAGCATCACGGTTACGCTGCAATCGAGGGAGAAGAAGGAGATGTACTATCTTCATTATGTCACTAACAACATAGTATTGCAGAACTACAACAATCATGTGCACTATGGAATCGGACAAGCTAATCACCAGTGGAGACGTCTCACTAGAGACCTTGTAATTGACCTGCAAAAAGGCCTTTATCTGAATGATAAGAGTAAGAAGAAATTGCCCCGATCTAAGTTGAAG gtAGTCAAAATCACTTTGTACGGCACCGGTATGATTGACAATATGACATTATCGACTAGCGAACACATGGAACAGTTTTATGATGCGGCAAGATGGTTTGTCGCTAATCAGAATATCACTTCTGGTGGGTGGCCGAATCCTGTCAGGAGAAAAGTGGCGTCTGGAATGGCTATTCTTGAGCCTGGATG GTATTCCAGCATGGGTCAGGGTCATGCGATATCAGTGCTGGCACGAGCATATTATCATTCCGGAGAGGCGAAATACTTGCAGGCCGCTATCAGAGGTTTACGGCCTTTCAGACTGACATCTGCTAATGGAGGGGTAGCCGCGCTGTTTCTTGGCAAATACGTCTGGTACGAGGAATACCCCACTACACCCTCCTCCTTCATTCTCAAcggttttatttattcacttaTCGGTCTATACGATTTGAAGAGCATAGCGATGGGTAAGGACGCGGAGGAGGCGACCAGACTCTTTAATCAGGGTATGatatcgttaaaaaatatgttaacgTTATACGACACTGGCTCGGGTACAACGTACGATCTGCgtcattttacattaaagacAGCACCCAACTTAGCTAGATGGGATTACCATTCTACTCACATTAATCAGCTTCTTCTTCTTAATTCCATTGACAATgatcctatttttattacgacTGCGGAGAGATGGATTGGTTATATGAATGGTAAAAGAGCGGCGCATAACTAA